From Triticum aestivum cultivar Chinese Spring chromosome 4A, IWGSC CS RefSeq v2.1, whole genome shotgun sequence, a single genomic window includes:
- the LOC123084744 gene encoding probable pyridoxal 5'-phosphate synthase subunit PDX2: protein MAVVGVLALQGSYNEHMSALRRIGVKGVEVRKPEQLQGLDSLIIPGGESTTMAKLANYHNLFPALREFVGAGKPVWGTCAGLIFLANKAVGQKLGGQELVGGLDCTVHRNFFGSQLQSFETELSVPMLADKEGGSNTCRGVFIRAPAILEVGSDVEILAECPVPSGRPSITIPSAEGVEEEVYSKDRVIVAVRQGSILATAFHPELTSDCRWHRFFLDMDKESHPKAFSALSLSSSSRGSEGGSKTKPFDLPIFE from the exons ATGGCGGTGGTCGGCGTTCTCGCCCTGCAGGGATCCTACAACGAGCACATGTCCG CGCTGAGGAGGATCGGGGTGAAGGGGGTGGAGGTGCGcaagccggagcagctgcagggcCTCGACTCGCTCATCATCCCCGGCGGCGAGAGCACCACCATGGCCAAGCTCGCCAACTACCACAACCTG TTTCCTGCACTTCGAGAGTTTGTCGGTGCAGGAAAGCCTGTGTGGGGAACTTGTGCTGGGCTCATTTTCCTTGCAAACAAGGCGGTAG GACAAAAATTGGGAGGCCAAGAGCTTGTTGGGGGGCTAGATTGCACTGTCCACCGGAACTTTTTTGGGAGCCAG CTGCAAAGCTTTGAAACCGAACTTTCAGTGCCAATGCTTGCGGACAAGGAAGGAGGCAGTAATACATGCCGTGGAGTATTTATACGAGCACCTGCTATCTTGGAAGTAGGATCGGATGTTGAAATACTGGCTGAATGCCCTGTTCCTTCTGGTAGACCCAGCATTACCATACCATCTGCCGAGGGTGTTGAG GAAGAGGTGTACTCAAAAGATCGGGTGATTGTTGCGGTGCGTCAAGGGAGCATCCTCGCCACCGCTTTTCACCCAGAATTGACATCAGACTGTAGATG GCATCGCTTCTTCCTGGACATGGACAAAGAATCCCATCCAAAGGCCTTCTCCGCGCTATCTCTATCGTCGTCTTCAAGAGGTTCAGAAGGCGGGTCAAAGACCAAGCCTTTTGATCTTCCCATATTTGAATAG